One part of the Thermodesulfobacterium commune DSM 2178 genome encodes these proteins:
- the pgeF gene encoding peptidoglycan editing factor PgeF yields MSKQLILELVNHLKTDLIFPENFLNINILAAFSKKLSKEFNFTSLKKISNYRWFLPKQVHSDIFITLWNGSSVPEIFSLEGDGVLTDQERLFVGVKTADCVPVLLATKDRRIVGAIHAGWKGTVSKILEKILRKILSLGYKPEEILLAIGPHIKVCCYEIKDEVLDALRKNLSFYDEVIQHNQGKVYLDLEKANFYQALCLGIPEENVWVSKDCTRCLHKVYWSHRYHGKERGVQIAFIGKP; encoded by the coding sequence ATGTCAAAACAACTAATCTTAGAACTTGTCAATCATTTAAAAACTGATCTTATTTTTCCAGAAAATTTTCTTAATATCAACATCTTGGCTGCATTTTCTAAAAAACTTTCTAAAGAATTTAACTTTACTTCTTTAAAAAAAATCAGTAATTATCGTTGGTTTTTACCAAAACAAGTACATAGCGACATTTTCATAACCCTTTGGAATGGGTCTTCGGTTCCAGAGATTTTTTCTTTAGAAGGTGACGGAGTGCTTACAGACCAAGAAAGGCTTTTTGTTGGGGTTAAAACAGCAGATTGTGTCCCGGTGCTTTTAGCAACCAAAGACCGTAGAATAGTAGGTGCTATTCATGCTGGATGGAAAGGCACTGTGTCTAAAATCTTAGAAAAAATCCTTAGAAAGATACTTTCTCTAGGGTATAAACCTGAAGAAATTCTTTTAGCAATAGGCCCACATATAAAAGTGTGTTGCTACGAAATAAAAGATGAAGTTTTAGATGCTTTAAGAAAAAACTTATCTTTTTATGATGAGGTTATTCAACATAACCAAGGTAAAGTCTATTTGGATTTAGAAAAGGCCAATTTTTATCAAGCTTTATGTTTGGGTATTCCTGAGGAAAATGTTTGGGTGTCAAAGGATTGTACAAGATGTTTGCATAAGGTTTATTGGTCCCATCGTTATCATGGAAAGGAGCGAGGAGTACAAATAGCTTTTATAGGAAAACCTTAA
- a CDS encoding XTP/dITP diphosphatase, whose product MSQKIILVIATSNLGKVREIEKALEDLKSEINLEVKSLKDFSEITPPEETGKTFLENALIKAKYYAEKTGCLCLADDSGLEVDALNGAPGVYSSRYAGEDANDEKNNQKLLQELADVPPEKRTARFKCVLVLYHPCGKYLVSEGVWEGRIGFKPKGSYGFGYDPIFLVPEYQFQKTAAELPSEEKNRLSHRGKAIQNLKKQLLSFLKDLERCQNN is encoded by the coding sequence ATGAGCCAAAAAATAATCTTAGTTATAGCTACTTCTAATTTAGGTAAGGTTAGAGAAATAGAAAAAGCCCTTGAAGATCTAAAGTCTGAAATTAACTTAGAAGTAAAAAGTCTTAAAGATTTTTCTGAAATCACCCCTCCTGAAGAAACAGGAAAAACTTTTTTAGAAAACGCTTTGATTAAAGCTAAGTATTACGCTGAAAAAACCGGATGTTTGTGTCTTGCAGACGATTCTGGACTTGAAGTAGATGCCTTAAACGGTGCACCTGGGGTGTATTCTTCTCGCTATGCTGGAGAAGACGCAAATGATGAAAAGAACAACCAAAAGCTTCTTCAAGAGTTAGCTGATGTGCCTCCGGAAAAAAGAACCGCAAGGTTTAAGTGTGTCTTGGTTCTTTATCATCCTTGCGGAAAATATCTGGTTTCAGAAGGTGTATGGGAAGGCAGAATAGGTTTTAAACCTAAAGGCTCTTATGGTTTTGGATACGACCCTATTTTTTTAGTACCTGAATACCAATTTCAAAAAACTGCAGCAGAACTTCCTTCAGAAGAAAAAAATCGTTTAAGCCATAGAGGTAAGGCTATCCAAAACTTAAAAAAACAACTTTTATCATTCTTAAAAGACCTTGAACGATGTCAAAACAACTAA
- the rph gene encoding ribonuclease PH, whose product MRHDGRAFDQLREVKFTIDFLKNPLSSVLVEFGNTKVLCTVSLEEKVPPFLKGTGTGWITAEYAFIPGATLERTPRETMGRKGRSMEIQRLIGRVLRGVVDLSKLGERTLWIDCEVLNADGGTRTASVTGAFLALTLAVKKLIEKGVLSTSPVLEFLAGVSVGKIGENFLLDLDYQEDIIAEVDANFFMTESGKIVEIQASAEKSLFTWEDLEQMKNLAFKGIKELINKQKEVLGI is encoded by the coding sequence ATGCGACATGATGGAAGAGCTTTTGACCAACTTAGAGAGGTAAAGTTTACGATAGATTTTTTAAAGAATCCGTTAAGTTCTGTTTTGGTTGAGTTTGGCAACACTAAGGTACTTTGTACGGTAAGTTTAGAGGAAAAGGTCCCCCCTTTTCTTAAGGGTACAGGAACAGGTTGGATTACCGCAGAGTATGCCTTTATTCCTGGGGCTACTTTAGAAAGAACCCCCAGAGAAACTATGGGCCGAAAAGGTAGGTCTATGGAAATACAGAGGCTTATAGGCAGGGTTTTAAGAGGGGTGGTAGACCTATCAAAATTAGGAGAAAGAACCCTCTGGATAGACTGCGAAGTTTTAAACGCAGATGGGGGAACAAGGACTGCCTCAGTTACAGGCGCTTTCTTAGCCTTAACCTTAGCGGTTAAAAAGCTTATAGAAAAAGGAGTTCTCTCCACCTCTCCGGTTTTAGAATTCTTAGCGGGGGTTAGTGTAGGTAAGATAGGAGAAAACTTTCTTTTAGACCTTGATTATCAAGAAGATATAATTGCTGAGGTAGATGCTAATTTTTTTATGACTGAGTCTGGGAAAATAGTAGAAATTCAGGCAAGTGCTGAAAAAAGTTTGTTTACCTGGGAAGACTTAGAGCAGATGAAAAACCTTGCCTTTAAGGGTATTAAAGAACTGATTAACAAACAAAAAGAGGTGTTAGGAATATGA
- a CDS encoding SPL family radical SAM protein, producing MKILVEEEAFSYYLTQEIIKKYPYEVIPTYEDFRWKAWASQAELVSLGKRFLFLIRFKGRFFRDCPGTKNYLCCGYKIFHFAEGCLFDCTYCILQLYLNRPGIKLWANVVEDGFQELERVLNNARKEKRVLRIGTGEFADSMVLEPFGGVSEKLINFWETLNPFAVLELKTKAFIKENYFKKFKSDPKIIFAWSLNTPFIINTEEHGTSSLEQRIESARYAIKHGFTVAFHFDPIIFYENAEAEYPQVLEKVLNAIPWEKIAWISLGALRYPKELKYIAEERFPQTSIYAYEFIEGLDLKKRYFIDLRKKLFQSLAKIIKEVEDKITFYFCMEGERIWEEVLGKPLKSSNQVCQLLDQVAYRLCQS from the coding sequence ATGAAAATTCTTGTAGAAGAAGAAGCTTTTTCTTATTATTTAACCCAGGAAATAATAAAAAAATATCCTTATGAGGTTATTCCTACTTACGAAGATTTTCGATGGAAAGCCTGGGCTTCCCAGGCAGAGCTTGTTTCTTTAGGTAAAAGATTTCTTTTTTTGATAAGGTTTAAGGGTAGGTTTTTCAGAGATTGTCCTGGAACTAAAAACTATCTTTGTTGTGGTTATAAAATCTTTCATTTTGCTGAAGGATGTTTGTTTGACTGCACCTATTGTATTCTTCAGCTTTATTTAAATCGCCCGGGCATAAAACTTTGGGCTAATGTTGTCGAGGATGGATTTCAAGAATTAGAAAGAGTTCTTAATAATGCCAGAAAAGAAAAAAGAGTACTGAGAATTGGAACAGGAGAGTTTGCAGATAGTATGGTTTTGGAACCCTTTGGGGGTGTTTCTGAAAAATTAATCAACTTTTGGGAAACGTTAAATCCTTTTGCTGTACTTGAATTAAAAACTAAGGCTTTTATTAAAGAAAATTACTTTAAAAAATTTAAATCTGACCCTAAAATTATTTTTGCTTGGTCCTTAAATACCCCATTTATTATAAACACCGAAGAACACGGAACCTCTTCATTGGAACAGAGAATTGAAAGCGCAAGATATGCGATAAAACATGGGTTTACAGTAGCCTTTCACTTTGACCCAATCATTTTTTACGAAAACGCAGAGGCTGAATATCCTCAAGTTTTAGAAAAGGTTTTAAACGCAATACCATGGGAAAAGATTGCCTGGATAAGTTTAGGAGCTTTAAGATACCCTAAAGAGCTAAAATACATCGCAGAAGAAAGATTTCCTCAAACCTCAATCTATGCTTATGAGTTTATCGAAGGCCTTGATTTAAAAAAGAGATACTTTATAGACCTCAGAAAAAAACTTTTTCAAAGTTTGGCTAAAATCATAAAAGAAGTGGAAGATAAAATAACCTTTTATTTTTGTATGGAAGGCGAAAGGATTTGGGAAGAAGTTTTAGGGAAACCTTTAAAAAGTTCTAACCAAGTTTGTCAGCTCCTTGACCAAGTGGCTTATAGACTGTGTCAGTCATAA
- a CDS encoding aspartate-semialdehyde dehydrogenase, which produces MKEYTVAVVGATGAVGRMMITVLEERNFPVKNIRFFASPKSKGIKLPFKGEEIPVEVLEETKSFKGIDIALFSAGAQRSLDYAPLFARDGAVVIDNSSAWRMDPEVPLVVPEVNPHAVAQYKNKGIIANPNCSTIQMVVALKPLHDYAKIKRIVVSTYQSVSGAGQKAIAELEAQVRAWCMGEPMPAPKYLPQFIAFNCIPQIDVFLPNRYTKEEMKMVEETKKIMEDDTIRVTSTTVRVPVFYGHAEAVNIETEKKLTVEKAIELLEKAPGVVVFDNPEKKVYPLQIEVAGRDEVFVGRIREDFSIENGLNLWIVADNLRKGAATNAVQIAELLIKDYL; this is translated from the coding sequence ATGAAAGAATATACAGTGGCAGTAGTTGGAGCCACCGGGGCTGTAGGAAGAATGATGATAACTGTTTTAGAAGAAAGAAATTTTCCTGTAAAAAATATAAGATTTTTTGCTTCTCCTAAGTCTAAAGGTATAAAACTTCCTTTTAAAGGGGAAGAGATACCTGTGGAAGTTTTAGAAGAGACCAAAAGCTTTAAAGGAATTGATATTGCCCTCTTTTCAGCAGGTGCACAAAGAAGTTTAGATTATGCACCTCTGTTTGCAAGAGATGGTGCGGTAGTTATAGATAATTCAAGTGCCTGGAGGATGGACCCTGAGGTGCCCTTAGTAGTTCCAGAGGTAAATCCTCATGCAGTAGCCCAATATAAAAACAAAGGTATCATCGCTAATCCCAACTGTTCTACCATTCAAATGGTGGTAGCCCTAAAACCATTGCATGATTATGCTAAAATCAAAAGAATAGTAGTAAGCACCTATCAGTCAGTATCAGGGGCAGGGCAAAAGGCTATAGCTGAACTTGAGGCTCAGGTTAGGGCTTGGTGTATGGGAGAGCCTATGCCAGCGCCCAAATATCTTCCCCAGTTTATCGCTTTTAACTGTATACCTCAAATAGATGTTTTCCTTCCTAACCGCTATACCAAGGAAGAGATGAAGATGGTAGAAGAAACTAAAAAAATCATGGAAGATGATACCATAAGGGTTACTTCTACCACGGTGAGAGTGCCTGTATTTTATGGACATGCTGAAGCTGTTAACATAGAAACAGAAAAAAAACTTACTGTAGAAAAGGCTATAGAACTTTTAGAAAAAGCTCCCGGAGTGGTAGTTTTTGACAATCCAGAAAAAAAGGTTTATCCACTTCAGATAGAGGTTGCAGGAAGAGACGAAGTTTTTGTGGGAAGGATCAGAGAAGACTTTTCTATAGAAAATGGTTTAAATTTATGGATAGTAGCAGATAACTTAAGAAAGGGTGCAGCCACCAACGCGGTTCAGATTGCAGAATTACTGATAAAAGATTATCTTTAA
- a CDS encoding RNA methyltransferase, with protein sequence MKKLEGEEILKKWRQNRDTHGRFPIIAVLDNIRSAYNVGSMFRTAECAYVSKLVLCGITAYPPNPKIEKTALGTTQTVPWEYFNDTYQAVKHLKNLGYKVAALEITESSIPIQNVKPSDFPLALVIGNEVTGVDERVLEAADMVLEIPLYGEKESLNVAIAFGVAIFLLIEKLKNNTQNEISFPFS encoded by the coding sequence ATGAAAAAGTTAGAAGGTGAAGAAATCCTTAAAAAATGGCGACAAAATAGAGATACTCACGGAAGATTCCCTATTATAGCTGTGCTTGACAACATAAGAAGCGCCTATAATGTAGGGTCTATGTTTAGAACAGCAGAATGTGCTTATGTTTCTAAATTGGTCTTATGTGGTATCACCGCTTACCCCCCAAATCCAAAGATAGAAAAAACCGCCTTAGGAACTACCCAAACCGTTCCTTGGGAATACTTTAACGATACCTACCAAGCAGTAAAACATTTAAAAAATTTAGGTTATAAAGTAGCAGCTTTAGAAATTACAGAAAGTAGTATCCCCATTCAAAACGTTAAACCGTCTGATTTTCCGTTAGCGTTAGTTATCGGAAACGAAGTTACCGGAGTGGACGAAAGGGTTCTCGAAGCGGCTGACATGGTTTTAGAAATTCCACTTTACGGAGAAAAAGAGTCGTTAAACGTAGCTATAGCCTTTGGGGTGGCTATCTTTCTTCTTATAGAAAAACTAAAAAATAATACCCAAAATGAAATATCCTTTCCTTTTTCCTAA
- the sfsA gene encoding DNA/RNA nuclease SfsA, which yields MKYPFLFPKISAIFIERVNRFVVKIKIKDGLSRSTYEFAYLPNPGRLWELLLEGTELLVFPNPKNSKLPYTVLACKKRENYVLLHTHLTNHIVSTLIEKEMIPIYKGFQVEKKETMSAKGRFDLLLKNLYSQEKILLEIKTCTLFGEKIAMFPDAETKRGQRHLVELLELSKKGDQTEMLFVVMNPEVKYFLPAYHIDFNFSSWFLRVKEEIKLRAISLTWDPTFTEVTRINLVDIPFDLLEQELKDQGAYLLVFRIAQPVNLVINQKTFFIKPGFYIYVGSAIQGLEARIKRHLRKTKKLHWHIDYLLTYAHSIVPIPIRSSEKIECALASDVGKLSEGFVPGFGATDCKCFSHLFYFSCSPFQNSDFHELIIKYRIDRLCSYLR from the coding sequence ATGAAATATCCTTTCCTTTTTCCTAAAATTTCTGCTATCTTTATCGAAAGGGTCAATCGGTTTGTGGTCAAGATAAAAATAAAAGATGGATTAAGTCGCAGTACCTATGAATTTGCCTATCTACCTAATCCAGGTAGACTTTGGGAGCTGCTTTTGGAAGGCACTGAGCTTTTGGTATTCCCTAATCCTAAAAATAGTAAACTCCCTTATACGGTTTTAGCCTGCAAAAAAAGAGAAAACTATGTCCTTCTTCATACTCACCTGACCAATCACATCGTTTCAACCCTTATTGAAAAAGAAATGATTCCTATTTATAAAGGTTTTCAGGTTGAGAAAAAAGAAACTATGTCTGCTAAAGGTCGTTTCGATTTGTTGCTAAAAAATCTGTATTCTCAGGAAAAAATTTTACTTGAAATTAAAACGTGTACTCTTTTTGGAGAAAAAATTGCCATGTTTCCTGATGCAGAAACTAAAAGAGGACAACGGCATCTTGTTGAACTACTTGAGCTTTCTAAGAAAGGAGATCAAACAGAGATGCTTTTTGTCGTTATGAACCCTGAAGTAAAATATTTTCTTCCTGCCTATCATATAGATTTTAATTTTTCTTCTTGGTTTTTAAGAGTAAAAGAAGAGATAAAATTAAGGGCTATATCTTTAACCTGGGATCCCACTTTTACCGAAGTAACACGTATAAACTTAGTAGACATTCCTTTTGACCTTTTAGAACAAGAGCTGAAAGACCAGGGAGCTTATCTTTTGGTTTTTAGAATAGCCCAACCTGTAAACCTTGTAATAAATCAAAAAACTTTTTTTATAAAACCAGGTTTTTACATCTATGTAGGGTCTGCGATCCAAGGCCTTGAGGCCAGGATAAAAAGACACTTAAGAAAAACCAAAAAGCTTCATTGGCACATAGACTATCTACTAACCTATGCTCACAGTATCGTGCCTATTCCTATAAGGTCCTCTGAAAAAATAGAGTGTGCTTTAGCTTCTGACGTTGGTAAACTGTCTGAAGGCTTTGTGCCTGGGTTTGGGGCAACTGATTGTAAGTGCTTTTCTCATCTTTTTTATTTCTCGTGCTCACCTTTTCAAAATTCTGATTTTCACGAATTAATAATTAAATACCGGATAGATAGGCTATGTTCTTACCTAAGATAA
- a CDS encoding phosphorylase family protein, giving the protein MFLPKINLKTGDRGVIFFTLPEWKLAKEKISLKKHFSWLNLTIKYDAKGFICGPILGAPMIGLLFEIFQNWEIKELLTVGWAAKLGEKLKLGEVFLPNKAYSLEGTSRLYWEKRKVFTPEFEFFTKIKENLVQIGLMPSSGPIISTDAPFIFEKNTQFLNKWATKAYALDMETSAVFALGKYFNVKTQAILLITDEIGRTSFQRPENLLKPSREKILELIQRFLSHEV; this is encoded by the coding sequence ATGTTCTTACCTAAGATAAACCTAAAGACCGGGGATCGAGGGGTTATTTTTTTTACGCTGCCTGAATGGAAGCTCGCAAAAGAAAAAATCAGCCTAAAAAAGCATTTTTCCTGGTTAAACCTTACTATAAAATATGACGCAAAGGGTTTTATTTGTGGTCCGATTTTAGGAGCTCCGATGATAGGACTACTTTTTGAGATTTTTCAAAACTGGGAGATAAAAGAACTGTTAACCGTAGGTTGGGCAGCTAAGTTAGGGGAGAAGCTTAAATTGGGAGAGGTTTTTCTCCCAAACAAGGCCTATTCTTTAGAAGGAACTTCAAGGCTTTACTGGGAAAAACGAAAAGTTTTTACCCCAGAATTTGAATTTTTTACCAAGATTAAAGAAAATCTTGTGCAAATAGGATTAATGCCCTCATCTGGTCCTATAATTTCTACAGACGCCCCTTTTATTTTTGAAAAAAATACACAATTTTTAAACAAATGGGCAACTAAAGCTTATGCTTTAGACATGGAAACTTCTGCGGTGTTTGCTTTAGGAAAATATTTTAACGTTAAAACCCAGGCTATACTTTTGATTACCGATGAAATTGGTAGAACAAGCTTTCAAAGACCTGAAAACTTATTGAAACCAAGCAGAGAAAAAATTTTAGAGTTAATACAAAGATTCCTAAGCCATGAGGTCTAA
- a CDS encoding J domain-containing protein, with protein sequence MRSKNSKTNPFEVFGLTPKLVKELDDQTLFKLIKALYRILQLYYHPDKGGDPRKALELNLAYESLNLEKNEKLFKEYKNKYIQRLSRKTMFSKLQELETQNRKLTLLADLLKEKCWQLLVERPMVIEEISRKKALKLKIFDLVSHLNFSYLKPSQKSLFFKEIYLIGSEVVKKDRFKRTCYRIKNYRFLGSIKRNYIEPWALLEKHTKDKQVIYNNLINREIFVQEFILFLRPELETNAYLFFFQPEDPQHVVFEGILIKKEEVDLEEVKPLLNKVLLLKEDFAENITDRSLKQD encoded by the coding sequence ATGAGGTCTAAAAACTCAAAAACCAACCCCTTTGAGGTTTTTGGTTTAACCCCTAAATTAGTAAAAGAACTAGACGACCAAACACTTTTTAAACTTATCAAGGCTCTCTATAGAATTCTTCAACTTTACTATCATCCGGATAAAGGAGGAGACCCTAGAAAGGCATTAGAACTAAACTTAGCCTATGAATCCTTAAATTTAGAGAAAAACGAAAAACTTTTTAAAGAGTATAAAAACAAGTATATCCAAAGGCTTTCTCGTAAGACCATGTTTTCCAAGCTTCAAGAACTGGAAACTCAGAACCGTAAACTCACTCTTTTAGCCGACCTTTTAAAGGAAAAATGTTGGCAGCTTTTGGTAGAAAGACCGATGGTCATAGAAGAAATTAGCCGTAAAAAGGCTTTAAAACTAAAAATTTTTGACCTGGTATCCCATCTCAACTTTTCTTACCTAAAACCATCTCAAAAATCTCTGTTTTTTAAAGAGATATATCTTATAGGGTCTGAGGTGGTTAAAAAAGATAGGTTTAAACGTACGTGCTACAGAATAAAAAATTATCGATTTTTAGGCTCAATAAAAAGAAATTACATAGAACCATGGGCTTTATTAGAAAAACACACAAAGGATAAACAAGTGATCTATAATAATCTGATAAATCGAGAGATTTTTGTACAAGAATTTATCCTTTTTTTAAGACCTGAATTGGAAACAAATGCTTATCTTTTTTTCTTTCAACCAGAAGACCCACAACATGTAGTGTTTGAAGGAATTCTTATTAAAAAAGAAGAGGTTGATTTAGAAGAAGTTAAGCCCTTGTTAAACAAGGTTCTTCTTCTTAAAGAGGACTTTGCAGAAAACATCACAGATAGAAGTTTAAAACAAGATTAA
- a CDS encoding sulfite exporter TauE/SafE family protein: MKKEIFHAVWIGILAGCFGGLVGLGGGVVMIPLMVGVLKLSQHQAHGTSLWALVFTGLVGAITYGMHGEVDVVASVIIAITAMITARKGAKFAHSLPEWKLKRSFGAFLIFASLLLLAKPYLGSLYHFSLEGTSKFIALLLTGVFAGFIAGMMGVGGGTIMVPALVLGLNYGQHLAQGTSLLCMVPAGLVGAYTHLKLGNVVKTILPGLVIGIIIGTFIGGNIANFLPEFYLRIFFAIIVIWTGIRFLKTPKPKS, from the coding sequence ATGAAAAAAGAAATTTTTCATGCAGTTTGGATAGGAATTTTAGCAGGATGTTTTGGAGGCCTGGTTGGATTAGGTGGTGGAGTGGTGATGATTCCCCTTATGGTAGGGGTATTAAAGCTTTCTCAACATCAGGCTCATGGAACCAGCCTTTGGGCTTTGGTGTTTACAGGACTTGTAGGTGCTATCACTTACGGAATGCATGGAGAGGTTGATGTAGTAGCCTCAGTAATCATCGCTATTACAGCGATGATTACCGCAAGAAAAGGGGCTAAGTTTGCCCACAGCCTTCCTGAATGGAAACTAAAAAGGTCTTTCGGAGCTTTTTTAATCTTTGCCTCCCTTTTACTTTTGGCCAAACCTTACTTAGGAAGCCTCTATCATTTTTCTTTAGAAGGGACTTCGAAATTTATAGCTTTGTTGCTCACTGGAGTATTTGCTGGTTTTATAGCAGGAATGATGGGGGTAGGGGGAGGAACGATAATGGTTCCTGCCCTGGTTTTAGGGTTAAACTATGGGCAACACCTTGCCCAAGGAACCTCACTTTTATGCATGGTTCCCGCTGGGTTAGTAGGAGCCTATACCCACCTGAAACTGGGTAACGTGGTAAAAACAATTTTGCCTGGATTGGTAATAGGAATCATCATAGGAACGTTTATAGGAGGTAATATAGCCAACTTTTTACCTGAATTTTACTTGAGAATCTTTTTTGCTATCATAGTAATCTGGACAGGAATTAGGTTCTTGAAAACCCCTAAACCTAAAAGTTAA
- a CDS encoding class I SAM-dependent rRNA methyltransferase, with protein sequence MLYPPVVLNKKGLQTYLQRHLWFTQKEIKDFKKTSEKIAPGDLVTILSEENHFLGIGYFNPQSFYCLKLLSREEQKIDEKFFLEAFTKALKLRKSFYPGEGCFRLVFSEGDFIPGLIVDIFEKVVVVQIHTLGMERLVDFVIEALKVLFTPQAIVLKNDHTKRQEEGLPLYTKVVYGNVEDPILVTMDGIKFLVPVITGQKTGFFLDQRENRRAIARFSKGLQVIDGFSYIGGFGFYCLKSGADRVFFIDRSANALLLVEEIAKINHWKEKVITLQGDVFHILKNPPKVDMIILDPPAFIKSHKHVLEGEKKYETLYFLGLKALERGFFFGFSCSHFLKFERLLNFIKTSLKRLQVDGKIIFKGIQAKDHPINPFVEETFYLKGVGLYIEK encoded by the coding sequence ATGCTATATCCTCCAGTTGTTCTAAATAAAAAAGGGCTACAAACCTATCTACAAAGGCATCTCTGGTTTACCCAAAAGGAAATTAAAGATTTTAAGAAAACATCTGAAAAAATTGCCCCTGGAGACTTGGTAACTATTTTATCTGAAGAAAATCATTTTTTAGGGATAGGATATTTTAATCCACAATCTTTTTACTGCTTAAAGCTACTTTCAAGAGAAGAACAAAAGATAGATGAAAAATTTTTTTTAGAAGCCTTTACTAAAGCCTTAAAACTTAGAAAATCTTTTTATCCAGGTGAAGGCTGTTTTCGTTTAGTGTTTTCTGAAGGTGATTTTATACCTGGATTAATAGTAGATATTTTTGAAAAAGTAGTGGTGGTCCAAATTCATACACTTGGGATGGAAAGACTTGTAGATTTTGTAATCGAAGCTTTGAAGGTGTTGTTTACTCCTCAAGCTATCGTCTTAAAAAACGATCACACAAAAAGACAAGAAGAAGGGCTTCCTCTTTATACAAAGGTAGTCTATGGGAACGTAGAAGATCCGATTTTAGTCACCATGGACGGAATAAAGTTTTTGGTGCCTGTTATCACCGGACAAAAAACGGGATTTTTTTTAGACCAAAGAGAAAACCGTAGGGCTATTGCCAGGTTTTCTAAAGGATTGCAGGTTATAGATGGATTTTCTTATATCGGAGGTTTTGGATTTTACTGTTTAAAGAGTGGTGCTGACAGAGTTTTTTTTATAGACCGTTCTGCCAACGCTCTCTTGTTAGTAGAAGAAATAGCTAAGATTAACCACTGGAAGGAGAAAGTTATAACTCTTCAAGGAGACGTTTTTCATATATTAAAGAATCCTCCTAAGGTAGACATGATAATCCTTGATCCTCCAGCCTTTATAAAGTCTCATAAACATGTTTTAGAAGGTGAAAAAAAATATGAAACCCTTTATTTTTTAGGCCTTAAAGCCCTGGAAAGAGGATTTTTCTTCGGATTTTCTTGTTCCCATTTTTTAAAGTTTGAAAGGCTTTTGAATTTTATTAAAACCTCTCTTAAAAGACTACAGGTTGACGGAAAGATTATTTTTAAAGGGATTCAGGCAAAAGACCATCCTATCAACCCTTTTGTAGAAGAAACCTTTTATTTAAAAGGAGTAGGACTTTATATAGAAAAATAA
- a CDS encoding 4Fe-4S binding protein → MSFLYGIRRMKRRVVQSISFFLHNGYLGFPFTKNLYTGPLKGLCAPGLNCYSCPASLFSCPLGVLQNLLSASRVLNWQVLLGPFLYVLGFFLIFGLTLGRFICGWVCPFGLFQDLIYKIPFFKIRLSLPKRSQKYLKHLMLIGLVFFIPLFLGDEIGYGILGFCKYLCPAGTLEAGYLNIIISSELWDYIGKLFYLKSAILLVFVFFVVIDYRFFCKNVCPLGLIYGLFNKVSFLRLNVNLNRCTHCKACEKICPVGLNPLEEINSVECIRCLNCVKICPHKAIYLEKGIYQNAISSSCSK, encoded by the coding sequence GTGTCTTTCCTGTATGGGATTAGAAGAATGAAAAGAAGGGTGGTACAGTCTATTTCTTTTTTTTTACATAATGGATATTTAGGTTTTCCTTTCACCAAAAACCTATACACAGGCCCTCTAAAAGGACTTTGTGCCCCTGGATTAAACTGTTATTCCTGCCCTGCAAGTCTCTTTTCCTGTCCTTTAGGGGTTTTGCAAAACCTGTTAAGTGCTTCAAGGGTCTTAAATTGGCAGGTTTTGTTAGGTCCTTTTTTATATGTATTAGGATTTTTTTTGATTTTTGGTTTAACCTTAGGAAGGTTTATCTGCGGATGGGTTTGTCCTTTTGGTTTGTTTCAGGACCTTATTTATAAAATTCCTTTCTTCAAAATAAGACTCTCCCTCCCTAAAAGATCTCAAAAATACCTCAAGCATTTGATGCTTATAGGATTGGTGTTTTTTATACCTCTTTTTTTGGGAGATGAAATAGGTTATGGAATTTTAGGATTTTGCAAGTATCTTTGTCCAGCAGGAACTTTAGAAGCTGGCTATTTAAATATTATTATCAGTTCAGAACTTTGGGATTATATAGGAAAACTTTTTTATCTGAAAAGCGCTATCTTGTTGGTGTTTGTTTTTTTTGTTGTAATAGATTATAGATTTTTTTGCAAGAATGTATGCCCCCTTGGCTTGATATACGGACTGTTTAATAAGGTTAGCTTTTTAAGGCTAAACGTAAACCTTAACAGGTGCACCCATTGTAAGGCTTGCGAAAAAATCTGCCCTGTTGGACTTAATCCTTTAGAAGAAATAAATTCTGTTGAATGTATTCGCTGTTTAAATTGTGTAAAAATTTGTCCTCATAAGGCAATATATTTAGAAAAAGGAATTTACCAAAATGCTATATCCTCCAGTTGTTCTAAATAA